A genome region from Trichosurus vulpecula isolate mTriVul1 chromosome 5, mTriVul1.pri, whole genome shotgun sequence includes the following:
- the LOC118850444 gene encoding 60S ribosomal protein L35-like has product MAKIKARDLRGKKKEELLQQLDDLKVELSQLRVAKVTGGAASKLSKIRVVRKSIARVLTVINQTQKENLRKFYKGKKYKPLDLRPKKTRAMRRRLNKHEESLKTKKQQRKERLYPLRKFAVKA; this is encoded by the coding sequence ATGGCAAAAATCAAGGCCAGGGATCTTcgtgggaagaagaaggaggagctcCTCCAACAGTTGGATGATTTAAAGGTGGAACTTTCCCAGTTGAGAGTGGCCAAGGTCACTGGAGGAGCTGCATCCAAGCTATCTAAGATCCGAGTTGTCCGAAAATCTATTGCCCGAGTCCTAACTGTCATCAatcaaacacagaaagagaacctCAGGAAATTCTATAAGGGCAAGAAATACAAGCCTCTGGACCTTAGGCCCAAGAAGACCCGTGCCATGCGCCGCAGACTTAATAAGCACGAGGAAAGCCTGAAGAccaaaaaacagcagaggaagGAACGCCTGTACCCCCTTCGGAAATTTGCTGTTAAGGCATGA